AACGGCGGATGGGGCGCTGGGGAATCGCCTGATCGGTGGGGGCAAGCGGCTTCACCTGCGCAGCCAGGCGCCAGCCGTCCAAGTGGTCAGGGGGGTATGGCTGGCCTGGGAAACCAATCGCAGCCGAGTCAGGGGCCAGGGAACGGCTGGGGCGAACGCGAGGCGTCAGCCTGGCAGGTTGAACCCAGGCGAGAGCAGCCTTCCTGGGAAGCGCCCGATTGGAGGTCAGGCCAACCAGAGCCAGCCGACCCAAGGAGCGGCTCAGGCAATCAAGCCCCCTCGCGGGCTTCGCGGGAGCAAACCGCTCGTGGTCCCTCTGGAGGTGGCTGGGATGGGGCAGGCTCAGCAGGCGAATGGGGGCAGGCTGATCCAAACTCCAGGCCAGGCTCCAGTCGTCCGATAGAGCCAGCAGGCGCCAGGGGGGTGAGCCAGCCCTCCTCATCTGGCGGGGAGTGGGGCAATCGTGGTTTTGACGGACCAACTGCCAAACCAGCGCCTCAACCTGGGAGTTGGGAGCAGCGCGAAACGCCGTCCTGGCAATCTCCTGGACCACAGATGGCGGCTCCTTCAGGGCAGGTGAATCCTCCTCCAGAGCGAACTGGACCTGATATGCGCCAACTCAACAAAGTGAACCCTGAGTCTACGGCGTATGCCCCGCAAACCTCCGAAAGCAGCGAAGGCGCGGCTGATAAGACGGTGGTGATGCGCAAAGACACGGGTACAGCGGCCCGTACCCCCTCTGTCGTGGTGCGACAGGGGAAAGAGCCAGGGCGGACCTATGATATGCGCAAGGATCATGTGAGCATTGGCCGCAGCCGCGAGAGCGATATTTTCCTGGAGGATCTGGCGGTATCACGACTGCACGCCACGATTTATCGTGATGAAATGGGCGGCTATCTCCTGCGCGATGAAAACAGCGCCAATGGTACGAGCGTCAACGGCCAACGTGTCAGCGAATGCGCCTTGCAGGAAGGTGATGAGATTCAACTCGGCCAGACGATTCTGGCATTTGTGCGCCGCTAGCAGCGGGCCTATAGCACATAAAGCACCCCTTCGACGAGGAGGCGCAGAGCAACCGCTCTGCGCCTCCTCGCTTCTATAAGGCGCTGGAGGACGCCACTTTTGTTGACGGAAGCTGCGGCACAGGTGTTGTATAATAGAGGTCAATGGGCGATACGGCTGGTTTCGTTGATAGGCTAATGGGCTACCCCTTATCGGTCTTGCCGTTGGGGGCTGCGGCCAGAGCATATGAGGGTTGCGCTTGAAGGATGATTTAATCGGCGCACGGATCGGGCATTACATCATTCAGGAGCCGCTGGGGCAGGGCGGGATGGCGCGCGTCTATAAAGGCTATCAGGAACATCTTGACCGCACAGTTGCTATCAAGGTGCTGCCGAGCTATTACGCAGCCGACCCCAACTTTGTCAATCGCTTCAAGTTAGAAGCCCAGGCAATGGCTCGCCTTTCGCATCCCAGCATCGTGACGGTGCATGATGCTGGTGAGCAAGATGGCCGCCTGTATATTGTTATGGCCTATATGAGCGGCGGCACTCTGAAGAACCAGATGGATCATCTGATGGAACTGGTGGAAGCCTTGCCGGTGGCCCGCCAGATTGCTGAGGCGCTCCAGTATGCTCATGAGCGTTCGATTATCCACCGCGATGTCAAGCCGGTCAATGTGCTGCTTGATGGGGATGGCCGGGCGGTTCTGAGCGATTTTGGCATTGCTAAGGTGATGGAAAGCGCCGAGCATCATCTGACGCGCCCTGGGGCTGGGGTGGGTACGCCCGAATATATGTCGCCAGAGCAGTGTCGCGGGAGCGGTGTCTCGCCGCGCAGCGACATCTATGCCCTGGGGGTGATGCTTTATGAGATGCTGACGGGGCGTACCCCGTTTCAGGCCGATAACTATACTGCCCTGGCCCATGCCCATATTTACGAGCCGGTGCCGCCGCCCACGCTCTTTAACCCACGCATCTCAGCGCCAGTGCAGGCGGTTATCCTGCGGGCATTGGCAAAAGAACCCGCGCAGCGCTTTCAACACGCGACGGACCTGGCGACGGCTTTGGAGTATGCCGCCAGTGGGAGCAGCACCGGCGGAACTGGAGAGATGGTGGGGCAGTTCACCAGCGAAACAAATGGTGTCCGGCAAACCACCGTGCTGATTTGCCCACAGTGCGGCACGATGAGCAAACCACAGATGCGCTTCTGTCGGCGCTGCGGCCAGGGCTTGAGCGGGATTGAGCCGCGTTCTGTGACCGTCGCTCCTTCAGGGGTGGGACGCTCAGGAAGCTACTCGAAGTTAGGGTCGTGGGCGCAGATTTGCCAGGTGTGCCAGGCGCCAAATGCGCCAGTCAGCAAGTTTTGCACCAAATGCGGCAACCGCTTGCCAGGGACATCCGTAGAGAGTGGCGCTGTCATGCTCACCTGCGCGGCCTGTGGTATGCAGAACCTGCCGGGGCGCAATTTCTGTACACGCTGCGGGCGCCAACTTGCCCGCCTATAAACAAGCCGCCGGTGATGAAAGCGGCCAACCAGGGAGTTCCAGTGGAGAACGAAAGACCGGAAGCCCCAGCACTGCTGGGGAGGGCCGATATTCATATGCACACGAATCTGGGCGACGGCACAGCCAGCCCTGCCAGGGTTATTGCCGAGGCAGAGCGGCGGCGGCTCGATGTGATCGCCATTACCGATCATGACCACCTCGAAGGCTTCAAGCGCGTGGCCGATTTGCTGGAAAAGTCAGGCAGTTCGCTGGGCGTCATTCCGGGGATTGAAGTGACGACTCGCCAGGGGCATCTGTTGGGGCTGTTCGTGCAGCGCCCGATCAAGATGCTGCGCTCGGTGGAGTGGAGCATTGATGCCATCAAGGCGCAAGGAGGGCTGATCATCATCCCTCATCCAATGGGCCGTCTGGTACCCAGCTTGAACCGCAGAAAGATCGAGGAACTGCTGGAGCGCGGTTTTGCTCTTGATGGGATTGAGGTGTATAATCCCTCGCCTGCCAATCGCTCGCAGCGCCAGGAGGTGTTGAAGCTGAACGTTGGCTGGGGGCTGGCCCAGACGGGGGGCAGCGATGCGCACTTCTGGCAGCATATCGGCAGCGGCTATACTACGTTTGCCGGAAAGACGGCGGAAGAGTTTCAAGCGGCGCTGCAGGCGAAAACGACCGCCGCGGGTGGGCAAGAAAAACCGCCAGAGCGGCTTCCTATAGCCGCTCTGGCGGGCCAGTGCGCCTGGAGTTGGTTCGTCGATCCCCCACGCAAGATTGCTCGCATGGTGCGGGCGCCTGCCTCTCCATAGTGACGCTATGTGCTGGTATCCTCGCAGATTGCTGGCTTACGCAGAAGCCAGAAGCCTCTTTGTCTTCGCTTTCGGTAATACTTGCCTGGAACCCCTCTTCTATCATATCCTGATGAATTGTCGCCACTGTGGCGTCTGCAAGTACTCAAGAAGATGTTGGAATGAGGGGTTCCGCCAAACATGAGATGTTGGCAAGCGAGACGTGTTACTTGTAGCGCCGCCTTCCAGGCGGCTGGTCGCTGGCCGCCTGGAAGGCGGCGCTACAAGTGGCCCCGCTTTTTGGTGGAACCCTCTTCGCCAGGATAGAAGCGAGCGCGGCGTTTACGTGATACAATGGAAAGTCAAGAGATAGGTCGAGCTTTTTGGTCAGGAGTCTATGATGTCAGCGGTTTCAACTAATGCAGCGGCGCGTGAAGCGTTACCACCTGAGATTGCGCAGAAATATCAGCGTTTGCGCGCTATTCTGGCCGATCTGGGGTCGGTGCTGGTAGCCTATTCTGGTGGTGTAGATAGCACGCTGCTGCTGAAAGTAGCCTCGGATGTGTTGGGTGAGCGCGCGGTGGGCGTGATTGCTACTTCACCTGCTTATGAAGATGCGGAGACTGTTGAGGCGCTGCGCAATGCGGAGGCAATGGGCGTTCGTATCATGCAGATAGAGACGCATGAGATGGAAAACGAGCGCTATGTGGCGAATGGCCTGGATCGCTGCTATCATTGCAAGCATGAACTGTTTACCAGGCTGGTTCCATTGGCGCGGGAACTGGGGATGCGAGTTATTGCCTATGGTCTGAACCAGGATGATCTGGGCGACTTTCGCCCTGGGCAGCGCGCGGCCCGCGAGTTTGGGGTGCATGGGCCGCTGCAAGAGGCTGGTCTGGTGAAGGATGAGATTCGGGCCATTGCGCGGTATTTGGGGGTGCAGGTGTGGGATAAGCCCGCCCTCGCCTGTTACTCCTCGCGTATCCCTTATGGGACGCCGGTCACAATCGAGGCGCTGCAAAAAGTGGGGCGTGCCGAACGTCTGCTGCGCGCCCTCGGCTTTCGGCAGGTGCGCGTGCGTCATCATGATACCATTGCGCGCATTGAAGTGAGCAGGACTGATTTTCCACGATTGATCGAGGAAGGGATCAACCGTCAAATTGTTGAAGGCTTCAAGGCTATTGGGTATGCGTATGTCACCCTGGACCTCCAGGGATATCGTTCCGGCAGCATGAACGAACTACATCGCAAGCGTCCGGCGCGGGAGCTAAAAATCAGCCGTTCATCAGAGGAATAATGAGAGGGTGATGTTATGAGCGTGGCAAACATCGCACGAGGAAAATACCATATCTGGACGGTTGGCTGCCAGATGAATCAGGCCGATTCGCAGCGCGTTGCCACCATTCTCGATGGGCTTGGCTGGGAAGAAGCGCCCTCGATGGAGCAGGCGAATCTGGTCATCTTAAATACGTGCAGCGTCCGCGCTGCTCCGGAGCAGCGCGCACACGGCCAACTTTCATTGTTGGGGCATGCCAAAAAGAAGCGCGCTGATCTACTGGTCGGGATGATGGGCTGCATGATCGGCAATCAAAAAACGGTAGATAGCCTCAAGCAGCGCTACCCGATGGTGGACCTTTTCTTTAAGGTCGAACACGCGGATGTTTTGCCGCAGTTTTTGGAAGATCGCTGGACCCCGCTGGCGACGGGCGATGGCTGTGTGGATATGGAGCGCGCGCAGCCTGCTTTCGCTACGCAGTTGAGCCGAACGCTAACGGTTCTGCCTATGGCCGCGCCCATGCGCCCAGGCGAACGCGAGGCGCACTATCCGCTCCAGATTACATCGAACAAGGGACCGACAGCGTGGCTGCCAGTTATTCTAGGGTGTAATAAGGTCTGCTCCTACTGTATCGTACCCTATCGGCGAGGGCGCGAGCGCAGCCGCCCACTTTCGGAGTTGCTGGAAGAGGCGCGGCATCTCGTTGACGCTGGCGCGCGCGAGCTAACGCTGCTGGGGCAGACGGTTGAGGCGTATGGGCTGGATTTGCCCGATCAGGAGGCCGACTTGGGCGATCTGATGGCTGAACTCAGCGAGATTGATGGCCTGGAGCGCATTCGCTTTATGACCTCGTATCCCAGGCATATGACGGATAAGATGATTCGCCAGATGGCTGCTTTGCCCAAGGTCTGCGAGCATGTCAATATCCCGGTGCAATCTGGCGATGATGTGATGTTGCAGCGGATGCGGCGCGGCTATACCCTGGAGGAGTATCGCACGCTTATCAAGAAGCTGCGCGACTGGTGGCCGGAGGTGTCGCTGTCAACCGATGTGATTGTGGGCTTCTGTGGTGAGACTGCTGAAGAGTTTCAGCATACGCTGGACCTGCTGGCGGAAATACGCTTCGATGTGGTGCATGTGGCGGCCTATTCGACGCGCCCTGGAACGCTGGCGGATAAATGGGAAGACGATGTGTCGCTGGCGGAGAAAAAGCGCCGCCTGCATCTGGTGGAGGAGTTGCAGGAGGGGATCGCGCGCGAACTCAATGAGCCATATGTGGGCCGTGTCGAGGGCATTTTGCTTGAGGAGCAGGTTGAGCAGCATGGCCTTATCCAATGGAAGGGGCGAACACGCACGAATAAGCTGGTCTTTTTCCCCGATACGCGAGTGGATGGGCAGACCGCCCTGGCGCAGGGAGAGATTGTGCCTGTCCACATTGAACGCGCGACGGCGTGGTCCTTGCAAGGTTGCGTGGGCGCGGTATAATACCAAAACTACCTCAGCATAGGCGGCTCCATGCTGCTCTGTTGAGCGTAGAGAAGCTAACAAGCACACACGTTGCCTGGCTCTGGAAGTTACGGGAGGTTGGAATTGGCAAGTCGTTACCAGCTTGCTATGAACTGGATACCATCGGAGGAGGGCCACTTCGGATGACCCAAGCGCAATTTCACTCTGAGGAAAAGATCAGGCTGCGTAAGCAACTGATCGAGCAGGCGATTAAGCTTGCTTTGCAGAGCCACTGGGAGGAGGCTGTAGCGACCAACAGGACGCTCCTGAGCCAGTTTCCTCATGACCCAGAGGCGCTGAATCGATTGGGGAAGGCTCTCAGTGAACTTGGGCAGTATGCCGAGGCGAAAAAGGCGTATGCGGAGGCGCTGGAGATTAATCCATCCAACATGATTGCGCGCAAGAATCTGGAACGCCTCTCGCACCTGAGCAATGAAGTTGACGACCATGTCCCATCGGGGGCGACTGAGCGGATTGATCCCCGGCTGTTTATCGAGGAAACGGGCAAAACCGGCTTTTCCCGGCTGGTGAACATTGCCCCACCTGAAGTGTTGGCGAAATTGACTTCGGGGGATCAGGTCTATTTCCATGTTGATGGGCGTACACTCTATGTGCGCAACGCGCGCGGCGAGGACATCGGGCAGGTTGAGCCTCGATTAGCAAATCGTCTGATCAACTTTATGGAGGGTGGCAATCAATATGCTGCCGCGATTACGGACCTGACCGAGCGCCAGGTGCGGATCATTGTACGGGAAATCTATCAGCATCCCAATATGCTTGGGCGAGTGAGCTTCCCAGCCCAGGGGACCGGCGAGACCATCCGTCCCTACATCAAGGATAGCGTCTTGCGTTATGATCGTGATGATGATGAGGACTTTGGGGAGGACGGCGACTACAGCGGGGAAGGCGACAAGGAACCCGAAGACATCCCGGAGATCGATTTTGAAGAAACCGATACCGGTGATATGGAATAAAGCAGGAGAGCGGACTCATGAACAAGACCAAGCGTGTGGCCTGGAAAAAACATCGTGTAAAGCGCAAGAAGTATGAAGAAAAGCTGAAGCAGCAGCAGCGCACCTCATCTGGCAGTTTGCCGCGCCGTTAGAGAGCCGGTGGCGTTTCCAGTCTTCATTTCACGGTGCTGCGTTCTTTGAAGTAGAATGTAAAATCTCTGTTCGCATGCCACATGAACGAGGAGAAAGCGGTCATGTGGCATATGCTGTTGTCAGGAATCTGGCTTCTATGGTGAGCGTGAGTAACCTCCTGGCGAGTGTTTTCCCATCAACGGCAAAGCTGCTCGGTGGCGCAGGTGGCCTGCAACGCCAGGTAAGCTGGGCAGCGACCATGCACACACGCCATCCCGCCTTTGAGGCGCTGCGGGGAGGCGAGGTTGCCTTGCTCTCGCTCTCTACCCTGAGCGCGTTGCAGGAAGTGGACGGCTCGCTCACGCTGGCGAAAGTCGTACTGAGTCTGGATGAGGCGGCTGTGGCGGCTGTGGCAATTGCTGGCCTGGAGGAGCAGCATCTCTCGGATGACGCGCAGCAGGCGATTACGCTTGCCAATGAACGCTCGCTGCCTTTGATCGCTCTGCCGCGCCAGCCGCCACTGACGGATATTGAGCGCGATATTATTGCTTTTGTCGTCAATCATCGCGGGGGTATCGAGCAGCGAGCCGATGAGGTCTATCAGGAGTTGCTGGCGCTGAGCCTGCGGCGCGCCGGGGTGCGCGAGATGATCGAGCGGTTGGCGCTCTCCCTGCATAAACTTGCGCTTTTGGAAGATGCCGCTGGCGGGCTGCTCCACGCTGTCTTCCCGCCTGACCTTGAGTGGGCGAATCTAGAAGAGCTTGAGCGGCTGATTACGGTGCATCCGGCGCAATCCCTCTTTCCCGGCCATCCTGTGGCTCCGCTTGATGGACCGAACCAGCGCGGCTTGCACCCGCTGATTGAGCGTCAGGATTTTGGCGGGTCTGGTCTGTCAAGACTGGTCACGCCGATTCGCCTCCATCACGGCGTTGCAGGCTACTTCTCGCTGGTGGCTCTCTCCCCGCAGGTTGATGCCCTGGATCGCCTGATTCTCGCGCAAATTGCTCCACTGATTGCGCTTGAGCTGGCGCGTGTGGAGGAGTTGGCGGAGGTGCAGCAGCGGCTACATGGGGATGTGTTTGATGAACTGTTGACGGGGACTGCGGGCGATTATCGGCAGGCGCTGGCGCGGGCCAGGCAGCTTGGTCATGATCTGAGCGGCTCATCGCTGGCGCTGGTGGCTGCTGCCCGC
This genomic window from Ktedonobacterales bacterium contains:
- the larE gene encoding ATP-dependent sacrificial sulfur transferase LarE, with the protein product MMSAVSTNAAAREALPPEIAQKYQRLRAILADLGSVLVAYSGGVDSTLLLKVASDVLGERAVGVIATSPAYEDAETVEALRNAEAMGVRIMQIETHEMENERYVANGLDRCYHCKHELFTRLVPLARELGMRVIAYGLNQDDLGDFRPGQRAAREFGVHGPLQEAGLVKDEIRAIARYLGVQVWDKPALACYSSRIPYGTPVTIEALQKVGRAERLLRALGFRQVRVRHHDTIARIEVSRTDFPRLIEEGINRQIVEGFKAIGYAYVTLDLQGYRSGSMNELHRKRPARELKISRSSEE
- a CDS encoding helix-turn-helix domain-containing protein, with product MAYAVVRNLASMVSVSNLLASVFPSTAKLLGGAGGLQRQVSWAATMHTRHPAFEALRGGEVALLSLSTLSALQEVDGSLTLAKVVLSLDEAAVAAVAIAGLEEQHLSDDAQQAITLANERSLPLIALPRQPPLTDIERDIIAFVVNHRGGIEQRADEVYQELLALSLRRAGVREMIERLALSLHKLALLEDAAGGLLHAVFPPDLEWANLEELERLITVHPAQSLFPGHPVAPLDGPNQRGLHPLIERQDFGGSGLSRLVTPIRLHHGVAGYFSLVALSPQVDALDRLILAQIAPLIALELARVEELAEVQQRLHGDVFDELLTGTAGDYRQALARARQLGHDLSGSSLALVAAARRSAPQDEQAQGESPDIPLWARRMMAEAEYFFPGVWAQMRSSELVLLVPLEEERGQSGMLSRFKGRLHELVSRLEPWRAQEGLGIGVGRQALSPEELPRSYQEARQALMIGRRLFSGQPVTYFGELGIYRLLFHLDEAEDVHAFYEEALGPLLEYDRRTDNELVETLETYFACNGNLSEAARRLHLHRNSLLYRLERIQEVLQIDLEDADTRLSLQVALKMRHTFSS
- a CDS encoding tetratricopeptide repeat protein, whose product is MTQAQFHSEEKIRLRKQLIEQAIKLALQSHWEEAVATNRTLLSQFPHDPEALNRLGKALSELGQYAEAKKAYAEALEINPSNMIARKNLERLSHLSNEVDDHVPSGATERIDPRLFIEETGKTGFSRLVNIAPPEVLAKLTSGDQVYFHVDGRTLYVRNARGEDIGQVEPRLANRLINFMEGGNQYAAAITDLTERQVRIIVREIYQHPNMLGRVSFPAQGTGETIRPYIKDSVLRYDRDDDEDFGEDGDYSGEGDKEPEDIPEIDFEETDTGDME
- a CDS encoding CehA/McbA family metallohydrolase, with amino-acid sequence MENERPEAPALLGRADIHMHTNLGDGTASPARVIAEAERRRLDVIAITDHDHLEGFKRVADLLEKSGSSLGVIPGIEVTTRQGHLLGLFVQRPIKMLRSVEWSIDAIKAQGGLIIIPHPMGRLVPSLNRRKIEELLERGFALDGIEVYNPSPANRSQRQEVLKLNVGWGLAQTGGSDAHFWQHIGSGYTTFAGKTAEEFQAALQAKTTAAGGQEKPPERLPIAALAGQCAWSWFVDPPRKIARMVRAPASP
- a CDS encoding FHA domain-containing protein; protein product: MGSGSLGFLLAWRPGGAAVLAADIGTLIQNPAVLLGAAAVVVVAVLIVLIMVLRGGSRKAEMAPELDEEQEHWEAAPRGNASPSGKGYDPRDQMLPWEQGGARQQMSGRRGPGGRDAQAGWGPAERDAQWEAQGQSAPRGGQWVGTDEWVPSEPAMGRGRPDSRAQDQMGSPGNDGWAWGAGQAPSGGQNNQWGQGAAPPMGRADDQWGQGASASHPTGRDSDQWGQGAGAPYPTGRGADQWGQGAATSQPLGRDNDQWGQGAPMRGRGQDQWGDQSGAGAPGMGQAEDHGFAPRGGPRGGAAPASQAEGQWGQGGWDQANGGWGAGESPDRWGQAASPAQPGASRPSGQGGMAGLGNQSQPSQGPGNGWGEREASAWQVEPRREQPSWEAPDWRSGQPEPADPRSGSGNQAPSRASREQTARGPSGGGWDGAGSAGEWGQADPNSRPGSSRPIEPAGARGVSQPSSSGGEWGNRGFDGPTAKPAPQPGSWEQRETPSWQSPGPQMAAPSGQVNPPPERTGPDMRQLNKVNPESTAYAPQTSESSEGAADKTVVMRKDTGTAARTPSVVVRQGKEPGRTYDMRKDHVSIGRSRESDIFLEDLAVSRLHATIYRDEMGGYLLRDENSANGTSVNGQRVSECALQEGDEIQLGQTILAFVRR
- the miaB gene encoding tRNA (N6-isopentenyl adenosine(37)-C2)-methylthiotransferase MiaB, whose product is MSVANIARGKYHIWTVGCQMNQADSQRVATILDGLGWEEAPSMEQANLVILNTCSVRAAPEQRAHGQLSLLGHAKKKRADLLVGMMGCMIGNQKTVDSLKQRYPMVDLFFKVEHADVLPQFLEDRWTPLATGDGCVDMERAQPAFATQLSRTLTVLPMAAPMRPGEREAHYPLQITSNKGPTAWLPVILGCNKVCSYCIVPYRRGRERSRPLSELLEEARHLVDAGARELTLLGQTVEAYGLDLPDQEADLGDLMAELSEIDGLERIRFMTSYPRHMTDKMIRQMAALPKVCEHVNIPVQSGDDVMLQRMRRGYTLEEYRTLIKKLRDWWPEVSLSTDVIVGFCGETAEEFQHTLDLLAEIRFDVVHVAAYSTRPGTLADKWEDDVSLAEKKRRLHLVEELQEGIARELNEPYVGRVEGILLEEQVEQHGLIQWKGRTRTNKLVFFPDTRVDGQTALAQGEIVPVHIERATAWSLQGCVGAV
- a CDS encoding serine/threonine-protein kinase — its product is MKDDLIGARIGHYIIQEPLGQGGMARVYKGYQEHLDRTVAIKVLPSYYAADPNFVNRFKLEAQAMARLSHPSIVTVHDAGEQDGRLYIVMAYMSGGTLKNQMDHLMELVEALPVARQIAEALQYAHERSIIHRDVKPVNVLLDGDGRAVLSDFGIAKVMESAEHHLTRPGAGVGTPEYMSPEQCRGSGVSPRSDIYALGVMLYEMLTGRTPFQADNYTALAHAHIYEPVPPPTLFNPRISAPVQAVILRALAKEPAQRFQHATDLATALEYAASGSSTGGTGEMVGQFTSETNGVRQTTVLICPQCGTMSKPQMRFCRRCGQGLSGIEPRSVTVAPSGVGRSGSYSKLGSWAQICQVCQAPNAPVSKFCTKCGNRLPGTSVESGAVMLTCAACGMQNLPGRNFCTRCGRQLARL